One Enterobacter asburiae genomic window, GAACGTTTCCAGCGTCAGCTATCTCTTTCAAATCACATGCAATTTTCACTACTAAATGCGCATAGTGCGCGCACGCGCCGTTACATTCATCCAGATTATTCCTAATCTATCAGGCGATAAATCCACCAGCGCTTAACCATTTTACGGATTTCACGAGGTTTTTTTTCAACAGCGCCTCAACCGTTGCCGCTTATTTCCTTTACACTGCAACCTTTACCTCATTTGACATAAGCTGACAGGAGAAAGGATGCCTGGGTTATCCCGCACGTCGTCGGTCTGGTTGCCGGTCGCAGTCATACTCATCGCCATGTTGTCCATTCAAAGCGGTGCTTCGCTTGCAAAATCGCTTTTTCCGCTGGTTGGCGCGCCTGGGGTCACCGCCCTGCGTATCGTGCTGGGCACGGCGATACTGGTGGTCATTTTCAAACCCTGGCGTCTGCGCTTCAAAAAGGAGCAGCGTTTACCCCTGCTGTTTTATGGACTCTCCCTGGGGGCAATGAACTATCTGTTCTACCTCTCTATTCAGACGATACCGCTGGGGATCGCCGTCGCGCTGGAGTTTACCGGCCCGCTGGCGGTGGCGCTTTTCTCCTCGCGACGTGCGGTCGATTTTATCTGGGTCGTGTTAGCCGTGCTGGGATTATGGTTCCTGCTTCCCCTGGGCCAGAGTGTCGCTGAGATTGATCTGACGGGCGCAGCCCTGGCTCTGGGTGCAGGCGCCTGCTGGGCCGTCTATATACTCACGGGCCAGCGTGCGGGAGAAGAGCACGGTCCGGCGACCGTCGCGTTGGGGTCACTGATCGCTGCCATCGTCTTTGTGCCCATCGGCATGGCGCAGGCTACCGAATCTATCTGGCAATGGTCGGTTATGCCCATCGGGCTGGCGGTCGCGATTCTCTCTACCGCACTCCCCTATTCTCTGGAGATGATTGCCCTTACGCGTCTGCCGACACGCATATTTGGCACCCTGATGAGCATGGAGCCTGCGCTAGCCGCCATTTCCGGGATGGTGTTTCTCGGCGAAACACTCACACTGACCCAGACGCTGGCGCTCTGCTCGATTATCGCGGCATCAATGGGCTCGACGCTCACCATGCGCCCTGAACCTAAAGTTGAGAAAGTGGATATCAGCTAAGGCCATATATTCTGCATGGCCTCCACGCCATGCAGAATAAAGGC contains:
- the rhtA gene encoding threonine/homoserine exporter RhtA, encoding MPGLSRTSSVWLPVAVILIAMLSIQSGASLAKSLFPLVGAPGVTALRIVLGTAILVVIFKPWRLRFKKEQRLPLLFYGLSLGAMNYLFYLSIQTIPLGIAVALEFTGPLAVALFSSRRAVDFIWVVLAVLGLWFLLPLGQSVAEIDLTGAALALGAGACWAVYILTGQRAGEEHGPATVALGSLIAAIVFVPIGMAQATESIWQWSVMPIGLAVAILSTALPYSLEMIALTRLPTRIFGTLMSMEPALAAISGMVFLGETLTLTQTLALCSIIAASMGSTLTMRPEPKVEKVDIS